GTGATCACAGACAGCAATTGTGCCACCCTATCCTCCAAGGACATTTGTGCCAGCGTTTGTTCTGCCCAACCCATCGGCGGTGAATGCGCAGAGATGCTAAGGAACGCGCATAAAAAAAGCCACCATTTTCTCTTCATGGTCAATCCTACAAGATTTATTGTTTTCGAGAGGTCAGTTTATGGCCCATTCACCCGTTTGTAAACGAACATTAAACAGTTTCGTCTCTGGCTTTTCAAAGGTAATGGAAACTTGGTCTGGACGTAAAAAAGCAACGGCGGGCAATTTCATGCCATCAGGCTGCCCGTACTGCGAGCCAATCAAATAGCTTTCCGAAAGCTTTAGGTCATGTGCAATTAACACAAGAAAGCCCTGCTTCACATCACTAAAGACAATTCCCTCGATGTTCCAATTTTCGTTTTGACTCAAGACTTTGTGGATAAATCGGCGGTCATCACGTATGGTATTTTTAAATTCCTTAAAACGTCCTGCAATGGTTTCATTCAGTCGGATTTTTTGCGTCCATAATTTGCCATCTCTGACCAAAGAATCAGGAGACGATTTTTGTAGCATATGCGCAAGTAGAATTTTGGCATCCGTCGCAGTTTTAACGTAGCGCACCCAATTGGTTTGCTTTGGCATAAAGTCGCGGTCTGGGCGCATTAGCTTTCCAGATTCTGGAATATCTGCCAACACCTTTTGATCCGTAATGGTTGGATCAATAAAAAAGTAGCCCAAAGACTCCAATTCGGCCACTTTACCGGCCAACTCCATCCATTGGATCGTATTAGACGCCACATAGAAGATGAATAAACTGTCCTTTTGCCTATTTTGAAAAACCAAATGGTCTAACCTATTTTCGACAGACCGGACGATGCCCGTTAGTTCCAAGTTCCTTGTGATGGTTTTGTTTAAGCCACCCAAATTGATTTCTACTTCCTCCGGCGTATTTTTCCATGTAACCGTACCTTCTGTCAATGTTCCAACTGTAAGAAACTGCCCTCGCAAGTCGGAAAGTGTGGCTCCGGGGCGTTTACCCGCATAAACGTATTCTGCCGGAGGCCCACTAAGCCACCACCAAGCCCCTACCGCCAACAAGAGGGCTGCAAGAACGCCGCCTATCCACCAAGTTTGGCGCTTACGAGGTGATGTATTTTGGGTTACTGGCGACCCGCTGATGTTTTTAGGGGCATTGGTGACGGACTTTTCACCAAAACGAATCATTGCCACCGTGACGTTATCCTGATGTGGTTCATTCCGGTCTAAGGTCAGCTGCACCAAATGTTCGGCGGCGTCATCTGGTTGTAAATAAAGCACATCAGCAATTTCGTGATCGCTTAATGTGCCATGTAAGCCATCTGAACACAACGCCACAACATCACCTTCTTTTAATGGAAAGGGGCGTATATTTCGATCAATTTCAACCAAGTTGGCCATACCAATAAAACTGGTGAGGGCGTTTTTTTCGGGATTTAATGCAGCTTGGTCAATGGTTAGAATCCCCGCTTTGACTTGTTGATGCAGTACCCTTGAATACACATGCTCAATGTTTAGAGGCGCAATTTCTTGTCTCCGATACAAAAAAATCCGGCTATCTCCCACCGAGACCCAGTAGAGCGCATCGTCTTTGATGATGGCCGCTACAAGTGTTGTCCCAGCCAAATGGGCAAGTCCCGCAGCATGAGCCATTTGATACACCGCTTCATTAGCGGCATGAGTTGCCCGCAATAAAACATCTGCTGGCGTATCATCAACTTGTTGCTGTGCAAACGTTTGTAAAACCACCTGTTTGGCCAAGTTACTGGCTTCCTGCCCCATTGCCATTCCGCCCATTCCATCTGCCACCACTACCAGTGCGCCAAATTCTTTTACCAAATGCTCGTCTTTAACGTCGGAAAATCCGAACGCATCTTGCTGTTGTTCGCGCTGACCAATGTGCTGCGCATTTTGTGGAAATAATTGCATAGGTTTCTTCAAATTATCGTGCAACACGAGATCAAAAAGATCATACTGAGGTCACTTGGGTTTCAAAGACGCAAACGCCACCAGCAAGTTGGACTTCCATGCCTTGAACACGGGAAATCGGGATTTCCCGCATGCCTTTCACCGCCTCCCAATGGTCTCCACCACCAAAAAACCGAATTTGCGTGCCATTTAGAGAATTACAATCCTCTATATGTAAAGTGGCGGCGCTAATTTGTGCCTGAATACGGAAAAGGCAATGCCTCCCCGAAATCTGTCCGTCATGTAAAACAAGGTTTGCAAATGCCGGATCTCGCCCCACCATCACCCCTTCTTCTGGTATTTCGATAGATTGATACACGTATTCGCCCTTCGTGCATTTTAAAATTACCTTATTTTTAAGGAAATTCGGAGCTTCGGGGATCAAATCGGGCGGTGTGAGCAAGGCATCAAGAACTTGAACGCCTGCTTTGGGAATGACTAAAGTAGGATCAATTTTGGCCAACCAGATGCCCTCTTCGGGTTGACGTGGTGATTCTTTCTGTATAGGGTTTTGGGGCAATGCCGGTGGCTCCATTACCGGTCGTGATGGCTCGACTTCTTTATTGGAAAGCGCATCTCCCTTTTCCGATACGTTTCCTACTTGCGCTTGAGGTTTTTCTTGCCCTTCTAAGGCTTTTCCGCTACGTTCCTCGCGGATATCTCCCGTATTGAGGAACAAACGTATTCCACGAATGGCAAATCCAACAACCGCCCCGCCTAAAATCATAACCCCTAAGGTGATCAGTTCTAACGTCATATCCATGGACGATTTGGTGAAGGCTTGTTAGGTAGGTCAGGCAACCATAACCGCAGTAGCGGTATAATTGTCATTTTCCCCTTTTACCCTTGCTAAAATTCGGTCTTCCATCCACCTCAACCATTCCTCTGGCGAGACGCTTTTGGCCAAATCAGCCTGCATTTCGATTTCGTGAACATATTCCCAAAACCCATCGGTACACATTAAAAAAGCATCGCCTGACTGGACGTCAAACCGTTCTGGCCGGATGGTGGGCCTCAAGTCATTCTGGTTGCCGAGCGAGCGCAAAATACGATTTCGGTCTTCATGTGTGCGGATGTCGGCCGGAGAAATGGAACCAGCATCTACCAAGGCTTGCGGCACACTGTGATCTAAGGTAAATTCTAGCAACCCACCGGCGCGAAAACAATATAGACGGGAGTCTCCAATGTGCGCCCATTGTACTTTTTGGCGATCTCCTACCATCATGACCAACGTCGTCCTCATTCTTTTTAGATGATCTTCCGTTTCCTGCTTTTTGAGTATCGCCTCTTGCGCGGCCAAAATGCACATTGTAATAGTTTCTTGTGTAGGTTGTGGGGTTTGTGCAAAAGTTTCTAATATTTTAAGGACGGCAGTTTCCGCCGCCACCTCGCCTCCTCCATGGCCGCCCAATCCGTCAGCAACAACCCAGCAGATACCATCAGGCGGCACTGTGGCAAATTGTGCAAAATCTTGGTTGACTTTTCGTCCTCCCGCATTTGTTATCGAGGCGGTTAAATATTTCATAAGGCTTTAGATTGATCAATTTATTAAAAGTGTATCCGAAAAACCGTTTTCCCCACACGGATCACATCATCTGGATGTAAATGAAAGGATTTTTGGATCGAAACACCATTCACATAGGTCTTATTGGTAGAACCTTCATCCGATATCAACATACCGCCATTGGGCATGGGCGTAAGGGAAAAATGTACGGTAGAAATACTTTTATCGGCAGCTAAAAACGGCAATTCCAGCGTAGAACGACCAAAGGTTTTAGACTCCGATAAGCTTATGACAGCTGCAGCCCCTTGTATCGGCCCTTCGATGACGGTGAAGGTAAGTACGACCGCGTGCATGGGATCTATGGATGGTGGTATAGCGGGCGACATATTGGGCGCTATAGGAACCAAGTGGGTCAAGTCCGTATGCGGTGTTCGCGTATCTGGCTCCTTTGTGTACTGGTTTTTGCCCATCAGTTGAACCCAAAATACAAACAAAACCAACGAGATGATGACTGCAAAGCCCAAAATCCACCATTTAAACACTTCAAGATAGGCCGTCATTCTCATCAGCCAATTAGGCAAATCGGATTTCCGAAGTTGCGTCAATCGCACATCCAAACCATCGGATAACGTATTCTGACCTATTTGATACTGTAAATTTAGCCGAACCACTTGGCCATTGGGGGTACAGCCCGGACATAGAAAAATTCCTACTTTCCCCGACATGATGCGGTTTTTTATCACAGAAAGCGGCTCAACACCTCGCTCAACGTCTGTAGAAATAAAGTCGCCGCCAGAGAATTTCGCCAGTTCGGAGAGTTGCGTTAGCCCTTTAAGTGACCCACCCGATAACCCCCAAATAAAAATCGGAATCCGATCAATAGCCAAAGACCGGATTAAGCCCTCGTGAGAAACGGCGGGCTTGGAGTCATCGCGCCCATCGGAAATCACAACCAAAATTTGCCTTGCAGGTAAGCCTTCTTCTTTTTGTTGCCGAATTGCCAAAGATTGCTCTATTAATTGGTACAAATTGGCCGGATGGGGAAGCGGCACAATCGCTTGAATTTGATCCGTTAGACGGTCACGATTGTTAGAAAACGATTTTGTCGTATCGCTCGAATCCCCCACAATCCACAACCGAAATCGGTCTTGCGAAGGAAGTACATTCACCCAACTCAGGAGTTCACTCCGAATGCGTTCGAGGTTCTTTGAAGCATTACGAATGTTGGGGTCTAAAATTACCGTAATCCCAAGTGGCACATTTTGTGCCGACTGTAAAGCCGTTGGGGTTAATTTTTGGTTGCCTAAACTGGCGAATACACGTCCTGAAGTAGCCGTTTGAGTATTGGTATCAAAAAAGACTTGTACTTCCGGCCAATCTACTATCGCCTGACGAATCCTAAATTCCGAGATTGGCTGTGCAGCTACCTGCCCCATCAAAAAGAGAAAAAGCCATATGGTCAAGACTTCTTTTCTCATTTCGCCCACAATACTGACTTACATGCACCGCACCACGCTTTCTGCGGCCTTGGCGTACCCGGTACTTTGTTTATGTTGCTACAGTTTGAGCAAGTCACGTATAAATAAGGTCTTGGGAGTAATACCTCGCCGCATTGCCCACAGCATACTTGGTCTATAACCGCCCCTTCTGGGAGACGATTTACCGACTCACATCCGGGACACGTCATAAGCCGACCCGGAGCACCGTCTGTGCTTTTGGGAGTATGGTTGGATGATGCGTTTTCTTGTTTATCTTCCAGAAGATCAAATAATTGATCCAGCATTTCCTGTGCCGTTTGCGGACGTTCTTCTGCTTTTAAGGCCATTGCACGCAACACCACCCTATTAAACGCCTCGGACAAACCCGATTGCCAAGACTTGGGGGGTACGATGGTTTCTTGCCCCACGCGGCTGGTTGCTTCCGTAGGTACGCGCCCCGTTGTTAGGTAATAAAGGGTAGCACCAACGGCATAAATATCAGAGTAAGGCCCTTGTCTTGCATTGCTTGCATATTGCTCGATGGGCGCAAAACCCGGCGTTAGGACCATCGTCATGTTTTGGCTTTTCGCTCCAACGGCAGCACGCGCCGCGCCAAAATCAAGGAGCAATGGCCTATTCCCGCCGGCCAAATAGACGTTTTCCGGCTTAATGTCTCGGTGCAAAATCCCGTTTTGGTGTACAGTCCTTAACCCATCCAAAACAGGAATCATCAACTTAATGGCCTCTTTTTCCGCAAAAACACCTCTTTTGGACATAACTTCACTTAGGTTAAACCCGTCGTAGTAATCCATCACCAAATAGGCCGTACCATTCGCTTCAAAATAATTGCGCACCCGAACAACATTCGTATGGTCAAAACGGGCCAATGTTCGGGCTTCTTTCAGAAATCCCACAAGCCCCTCACGAAAAACAGATTCATTTGCGGGAGAGTCTGCCACTACATTCCGACGATCATGCGCACGCAACACCAAATGTGGTGGGAAAAATTCTTTTATGGCCAATTTGAGGTTTAAATGTTGGTCGTAACCCAGGTAGGTAATCCCAAATCCACCCGGCTTACCCAAAATCCTTCCCAAAACATATTGACCTTGTAATAACGTCCAATAGGGCAGTCGCGAATGACTGTCCTGTACCCGCTCGTCAAACCCACAAAGCGGGCAAACGGCGGCAGTGCCTTTGGGGGTAAAACAACCCGGACATAAACCTGCTACGGGAACGTCAACCATCATTTAACGTGTTTGCCTCTGGCATTGAACAATTTGGACATGTTTCGCCTTTCGGCTTTAGGTAAAAACAAGCTTTACAAACCGACAGAACGCCTTTTAGTTGTGTCGGATTATATCCTTCGCGCAACAACTCGGAAGGATGACTATAATTTGCGGGATCAAACGTTGGGTTTTTAAGCCAGAGTGCCTTGAGCATATCGTTCACCTCCCAAACAATATCTCCAAACTGCACCGAGTCTCCGGGCAAAACCAACTCATGGGTAATTTTAACCGGACTCCCTTTCAAAAAAACCTTGGTTCCATTTGCACTATGGCAATCAGTGAGCAACAAACGCCCCCCTTCTAAAAGGGTTAATGTGGCATGGAGTCGGCTCACGGTGGCATCCGCCAAAACAATGTCGCACGAACTTCCCCTACCAATGGTAAATCGTCGTTCCCTCATGTTGTTTAACCTATAAAGCCGTTTATCCTGTGAAGCCTGCTTGCGATTCGTCCAATTCTTCCCACATAAAATCTGGTCCACAAAGTGGAACAAACCGCAATTTCGTCCGACCGATTTCAATCTCATCAAACATCTGCAACTCTTTGGGCGCATCCAAATCTTCGTCGTTCACATAAACCATGCCTGCACTTTCTCCGGGCTGTATCTTAAAAGAGCGCTTTTTCGGATTAAACGTTAGAATGGCATGTTTCTCCCGCGAAATCGCCTCGTCAGACTCAATACAGATGTGCTGACTTTTGGACCTCCCGATGAAATTCCGTTCTGGTCGGATGCGGTAGTCTCGGCCACGATCTGGCCCAGCGATACAAACAAGCCAGCCCACCACAGGCTCAATCCCGACTTTTTGGCCTTGGTAAAGCGCAACCGTTCTTCCGGGCTGTTGCAGTCCCACGGGTGGCGTAACTGGAATTGGAGGTGGAGCAGGTGTAACGGGAAGATTTGGATTGCTCCCCATTCTGCGGGTTCCCCCAACATCTCCTAAAGGCACGGGAGGCGTTACGGCAGCCATAGGTGAAGGATTAGGCCGCGTAAAATTTGGGCCAAGATCGAGATCAACTCCACATGCGGGGCACGTAGAATGTTTGGTTGGGTCGTAATAATGACCATTTGCACAACGCTGCATGGTAAATAAGGCTAAAAATCTTGAACACTAAGGAGGGCATTTGCTCACCACCTACAACTTTTTGGTAGATGTATAATACAAAAAAACCTGTGACATTTTTATTGGGTACACAGGCTTTTTCGAGCAATTATGAAGAAGGTTTCAGATTCCTTTAATTCACAACCGTTATTAACTTGGTGAACCGGACTTGACCATTATCCGCTTGAAGGACATACCGGCCAGAAGGTATTTCCGCCGTATTCATCGTACTTTGATAGTTTCCTTTCATTTGCATTCCTTCTTCCACCTCCACAACTTTTCTACCCAAGACATCATATAAGGCAAAGCGAACTTGCGCAGGCTCGGACAAGTGGTAGGCAATGTGTACAAATCGGTTTGCAGGATTTGGATAGGTCTCCGAAAGTGTAAAGGCTCGGCTTGTTAGCGGTGCGCCTTCTTCCTCATGGGCAGTCGCCAAGTTTAAAATACGCCCCATAATGGTAGGATCCAAAATGATTGGATTCGGCATATAACATTGGAATGCGGCAACGCGAAGGGAACGATCATACTCCATTTCATCCACGGGATCCATGTCCATCCATTTGATTATGGCGTCTCGGCTATTGTTGAAAAACGTGGAGGCCGCCGCCGGATACATGGTATAAAAATAAAATGCAGCCCGCGATACATCTCCCCTAACGGCTTTGCGCGGCTCCCATTCCGAGTCATACCGCTGGCTCCATAAGTCGGGATTGGCGGGTACGGCTGATTGCGAGGCCGTCCCTTGATACCACGAAGAGGCCACATCTGGCAATTCCGCAAAGGGGTAATTGCTTCGTGCCGAGTTAACCCCGCTAAGCGTTGGGCGCAAATGGTGCATATCACTCCTCATCGGTTCGTTATCCGCCCCCATACTTTGTGGCCAAATGTGTTCAGCATTCATCCCTCCACCCGTTACTACGGTGTTTCCATTGGTTCCAAAAGGCACATTCAGACAATAGTTATCATAAAACCCGCAGACTTTTTGATTAAATGGATCCACAAAACGATACATCAACGACCGAGCGGTATCATACGAAATACCATCATTGGGGCAGGCAAAAGCATCCCTTACCGAGAGTTTAAGGGTCTCGCCATAGGATCCCGCAAAAAGCTTCTGGGTTGGTATCGGCGCATCTTTGATCCACAAGGTGAAATTGTTAGGCGTTTGAATCGTCGCTTCTGTTGCGTTTAACGACATATTGACATATTCAACGCCCTCCGAATTGTCCCCGTCTTGGACAAGGCTTATCGGGAGCTGAATGGTTCCAGCAGTTCCCGCAGGGATTGACAAACTTCCTACGGTGTAGTCCACACCTTGCGTAGCCGTGCCCTGATTCACCGTAAACGTCACGTTAAAGGCCAATGTACCCGCCGATACAATCTCTATCGGGATGGTCGTTTGTCCATCTGCTTCTTGAAAAATATGGCTCATCTTTTGGTCATTCATGTACAAACCAAAAGGATCGCGCAACCGAATGACCGCTTTTGTCCCTAAAGTAACGGTTTGGAAGGAACCAGAAACAACCGCAGACCGGTTTCCATTTCCGCAATCCGATTGCAATTGGTATTGATACAAGGTTCCAGATGAAAGGGTTGTCCATGAAACTTGTGTAGAAGTCGTGGTTTGCTGGGTATAGGTAGGCGTGCTACTTGCTTTAAACCCAACTATATAGCCACTTGTGGCTTCCGCAACCACGCCCCAAGACAGTGTTGCGCCACTCGCGGTCACGTTGTTTACCTGAACATTGGGGGGAATAGGGCAAGTCGGATTTACAGAACCATTACATCCTGTAACGGTGTGGCTCCCCAAGCCATCGAATGTGTTTTGAGGGAAGCTCTCCCACTCTATTGATGGATCAAAGGCGTCATCGGGATTCGGGTCTCCCATACAAATCCCGGACTTGCGGCGGAGGGTCTGCTCCGAGGTACTTACGCCATTGCTGCTCCAATTAACCCCCGGATCAAATCCTTTTTGGCCGAAGGAATCTATCACAAAGCCATTTTTTTTCAGAACAATGGCGTCATCACCATTATAAAAGGTGATATCGCTTGTAAACGTTACATAAGGTTGGTTTACAAAACTGGCGCCCGGATTTGAAATGACAATAGCAGCATTGTTTGACAACATCCCAGAAAGGGCTAAACTGTAGTTTGCAGATGTGGCATAGGTTTCCACCACGTACATGCTTAGATCTACTGCAACACCTGTGCCATTATAGATCTCTATGGCCTTATTATTGCTCGTACCTTCTACATATTCCGATATAAAAAGATCACTTGTCTGTGCAAATATCGAAAGTGGTAAACAGAGCAAACAAAGACCTATAAAGGTTAGTCTATTTTTCATCATTAATCTTCTTTTTTGTGGGTTAATATTTTCCAGAATTTTGGGAAGAATCTTAAATATATAAACGTTCATAAGACCAAATTGATGAATTATCGTATCGTCCCCCATAAATGGATTCCTTTAACAGTCTGTTAATGTTTGGGTGGCGGCTGAGCTAATTCATAGCTGTCGAACTTATTAGACTTGTTGCATTGGGATAAGTACAATGTTTACATTAGTTTAAGCGTGTATTCCCCTTAATATTAACCTATATAAAACGATGAAGGATTTTTCGATATATTCAAATGTCAAAACAGATCGTGACTTCTTAGCGTCAACAGGTGTAAATAAGACAGATTTTCTAATGCTTCTTTGTGAATTTGAGCAAATAGAATCTCAAATCAGGACTTCATTTCCGTCTTGCACAAAGGCTGAACACGATACAACATTACCTTCCGTTCAGATTTTGGATAGCCCTGAAATACGTTTATTTTTTGTTTTATTTTACCTCAAAAACGATCCAACATGGGATTTAATGGGCTTATTTTTTTTGATTACTAAGGCAAGTATTAGCGCTTGAAGGGGTGCTTCCGGCACGAGATGCGGAAGGATTAGCCTTAAAGATGGAAGAAGTCCTTCTAATTGGTGTCACAGAGCGTCCTATAGAACGACCTAAAGTATTGGAAAAACAAAAAGAACATTATTCTGGTAAAAAAAACACACACGATAAAGACCTTGATGATTAAAAACGTCCATAAATAGAAAATCGGAAGAAGAGTTCTGCAAGAATCACAATCGAGCATGTAATTGGCTTTTTAAAACGATTCCGAGTATTGTCTGAAAAACTTAGACGTATGAAAAGAGAGACTGCTGAAATGATACTGGAAATTTGTGCAGGATTATGCAATTTAAAGCTCAAAAATTCAAAACATAAATTTTGCACCCAAACTTAATTCCTCCTAAACTCAATAAAAACAAGCGCAACAAGTCTATTCTGCTTTTGGGGATGCAAGTAAGTTGCCTTCTGGCGTGTATTTTGCACAATTGATGGTGGGTGACACCTACGTATTTTCCTAAATTGTCACAACAAAAGATGTTTTCATCTGGCTTATCAACCTCCCTATACCCCTGAATCCAGTACAACCGAGTTGCTCTGGGCTTACTTCAAAAAGACACTCTCTCAGAACACGGCCTATAAAACGCTGGCGGAACTTGAGGAGCGACTCATTAGAGAGCTTGATGCTATCGGTAATAACCAAAACCTCATTAAATCATTCTTTCGAAAAAAACGGTAGAAATTATTATAGGTTAAGGAGTGACTCAATAATACCGATAATTTTAATCAACAATCCACAATTAAGAATATCAGGAATGGGTAGCTTTATAGTTCTTAAGATTGGGTTCTCAGATGGATTATTCAGACAATTTCTTCTCTAATTCATCGCAACCCTAAATTGCAAAAAAAATCCAATTTTTTATGGAAGCCGTAATCCAAGTAGCCTGAATGAAGTTAATTAAATAATTAATTCGGTCAATGATGATTCGGCTATGCAAGTAATAATAACAGATATGCAAAGAAAAATTTATACGAATCAGATTAACGACGTTGGTCATTTCCCAACTTAGTTAAATATACAAGATTTACCGATAGGTACATATATTGTACATGCGAAAACAAACCAATTATCTAAATTAGCGAAACCAATAATTTCAACATAAAACATGAATAAAATTGAGTTAATCCAACAATTGGACAAAGTTGAAAAAATTGCATCAGTATCCAGATTTAAAAGGATGCTGATGCATCCTTTTAAATATTTTAATTCAATTATATTTCGGGAAGTAATTTATAAAAGAAAAAAAGTGTCAAAGAAAGTCTTAAGTAAAACATTCTTTGACACAAACATGCATTTACTTCTACCATCAAGTACAGATATATATT
The window above is part of the Rhodothermia bacterium genome. Proteins encoded here:
- a CDS encoding serine/threonine-protein phosphatase yields the protein MQLFPQNAQHIGQREQQQDAFGFSDVKDEHLVKEFGALVVVADGMGGMAMGQEASNLAKQVVLQTFAQQQVDDTPADVLLRATHAANEAVYQMAHAAGLAHLAGTTLVAAIIKDDALYWVSVGDSRIFLYRRQEIAPLNIEHVYSRVLHQQVKAGILTIDQAALNPEKNALTSFIGMANLVEIDRNIRPFPLKEGDVVALCSDGLHGTLSDHEIADVLYLQPDDAAEHLVQLTLDRNEPHQDNVTVAMIRFGEKSVTNAPKNISGSPVTQNTSPRKRQTWWIGGVLAALLLAVGAWWWLSGPPAEYVYAGKRPGATLSDLRGQFLTVGTLTEGTVTWKNTPEEVEINLGGLNKTITRNLELTGIVRSVENRLDHLVFQNRQKDSLFIFYVASNTIQWMELAGKVAELESLGYFFIDPTITDQKVLADIPESGKLMRPDRDFMPKQTNWVRYVKTATDAKILLAHMLQKSSPDSLVRDGKLWTQKIRLNETIAGRFKEFKNTIRDDRRFIHKVLSQNENWNIEGIVFSDVKQGFLVLIAHDLKLSESYLIGSQYGQPDGMKLPAVAFLRPDQVSITFEKPETKLFNVRLQTGEWAIN
- a CDS encoding FHA domain-containing protein, whose protein sequence is MTLELITLGVMILGGAVVGFAIRGIRLFLNTGDIREERSGKALEGQEKPQAQVGNVSEKGDALSNKEVEPSRPVMEPPALPQNPIQKESPRQPEEGIWLAKIDPTLVIPKAGVQVLDALLTPPDLIPEAPNFLKNKVILKCTKGEYVYQSIEIPEEGVMVGRDPAFANLVLHDGQISGRHCLFRIQAQISAATLHIEDCNSLNGTQIRFFGGGDHWEAVKGMREIPISRVQGMEVQLAGGVCVFETQVTSV
- a CDS encoding serine/threonine-protein phosphatase, with protein sequence MKYLTASITNAGGRKVNQDFAQFATVPPDGICWVVADGLGGHGGGEVAAETAVLKILETFAQTPQPTQETITMCILAAQEAILKKQETEDHLKRMRTTLVMMVGDRQKVQWAHIGDSRLYCFRAGGLLEFTLDHSVPQALVDAGSISPADIRTHEDRNRILRSLGNQNDLRPTIRPERFDVQSGDAFLMCTDGFWEYVHEIEMQADLAKSVSPEEWLRWMEDRILARVKGENDNYTATAVMVA
- a CDS encoding FHA domain-containing protein; this encodes MRKEVLTIWLFLFLMGQVAAQPISEFRIRQAIVDWPEVQVFFDTNTQTATSGRVFASLGNQKLTPTALQSAQNVPLGITVILDPNIRNASKNLERIRSELLSWVNVLPSQDRFRLWIVGDSSDTTKSFSNNRDRLTDQIQAIVPLPHPANLYQLIEQSLAIRQQKEEGLPARQILVVISDGRDDSKPAVSHEGLIRSLAIDRIPIFIWGLSGGSLKGLTQLSELAKFSGGDFISTDVERGVEPLSVIKNRIMSGKVGIFLCPGCTPNGQVVRLNLQYQIGQNTLSDGLDVRLTQLRKSDLPNWLMRMTAYLEVFKWWILGFAVIISLVLFVFWVQLMGKNQYTKEPDTRTPHTDLTHLVPIAPNMSPAIPPSIDPMHAVVLTFTVIEGPIQGAAAVISLSESKTFGRSTLELPFLAADKSISTVHFSLTPMPNGGMLISDEGSTNKTYVNGVSIQKSFHLHPDDVIRVGKTVFRIHF
- a CDS encoding protein kinase, with translation MVDVPVAGLCPGCFTPKGTAAVCPLCGFDERVQDSHSRLPYWTLLQGQYVLGRILGKPGGFGITYLGYDQHLNLKLAIKEFFPPHLVLRAHDRRNVVADSPANESVFREGLVGFLKEARTLARFDHTNVVRVRNYFEANGTAYLVMDYYDGFNLSEVMSKRGVFAEKEAIKLMIPVLDGLRTVHQNGILHRDIKPENVYLAGGNRPLLLDFGAARAAVGAKSQNMTMVLTPGFAPIEQYASNARQGPYSDIYAVGATLYYLTTGRVPTEATSRVGQETIVPPKSWQSGLSEAFNRVVLRAMALKAEERPQTAQEMLDQLFDLLEDKQENASSNHTPKSTDGAPGRLMTCPGCESVNRLPEGAVIDQVCCGQCGEVLLPRPYLYVTCSNCSNINKVPGTPRPQKAWCGACKSVLWAK
- a CDS encoding FHA domain-containing protein — protein: MRERRFTIGRGSSCDIVLADATVSRLHATLTLLEGGRLLLTDCHSANGTKVFLKGSPVKITHELVLPGDSVQFGDIVWEVNDMLKALWLKNPTFDPANYSHPSELLREGYNPTQLKGVLSVCKACFYLKPKGETCPNCSMPEANTLNDG
- a CDS encoding FHA domain-containing protein — encoded protein: MQRCANGHYYDPTKHSTCPACGVDLDLGPNFTRPNPSPMAAVTPPVPLGDVGGTRRMGSNPNLPVTPAPPPIPVTPPVGLQQPGRTVALYQGQKVGIEPVVGWLVCIAGPDRGRDYRIRPERNFIGRSKSQHICIESDEAISREKHAILTFNPKKRSFKIQPGESAGMVYVNDEDLDAPKELQMFDEIEIGRTKLRFVPLCGPDFMWEELDESQAGFTG
- a CDS encoding endonuclease: MKNRLTFIGLCLLCLPLSIFAQTSDLFISEYVEGTSNNKAIEIYNGTGVAVDLSMYVVETYATSANYSLALSGMLSNNAAIVISNPGASFVNQPYVTFTSDITFYNGDDAIVLKKNGFVIDSFGQKGFDPGVNWSSNGVSTSEQTLRRKSGICMGDPNPDDAFDPSIEWESFPQNTFDGLGSHTVTGCNGSVNPTCPIPPNVQVNNVTASGATLSWGVVAEATSGYIVGFKASSTPTYTQQTTTSTQVSWTTLSSGTLYQYQLQSDCGNGNRSAVVSGSFQTVTLGTKAVIRLRDPFGLYMNDQKMSHIFQEADGQTTIPIEIVSAGTLAFNVTFTVNQGTATQGVDYTVGSLSIPAGTAGTIQLPISLVQDGDNSEGVEYVNMSLNATEATIQTPNNFTLWIKDAPIPTQKLFAGSYGETLKLSVRDAFACPNDGISYDTARSLMYRFVDPFNQKVCGFYDNYCLNVPFGTNGNTVVTGGGMNAEHIWPQSMGADNEPMRSDMHHLRPTLSGVNSARSNYPFAELPDVASSWYQGTASQSAVPANPDLWSQRYDSEWEPRKAVRGDVSRAAFYFYTMYPAAASTFFNNSRDAIIKWMDMDPVDEMEYDRSLRVAAFQCYMPNPIILDPTIMGRILNLATAHEEEGAPLTSRAFTLSETYPNPANRFVHIAYHLSEPAQVRFALYDVLGRKVVEVEEGMQMKGNYQSTMNTAEIPSGRYVLQADNGQVRFTKLITVVN
- a CDS encoding transposase, which codes for MENRKKSSARITIEHVIGFLKRFRVLSEKLRRMKRETAEMILEICAGLCNLKLKNSKHKFCTQT